A stretch of Oncorhynchus mykiss isolate Arlee chromosome 12, USDA_OmykA_1.1, whole genome shotgun sequence DNA encodes these proteins:
- the LOC110538655 gene encoding ataxin-7-like protein 3 isoform X1, translated as MKMEDMSLSGLDNTKLEALAQDIYSDLVEDACLGLCFEVHRAVKQGYFFLDDTDQESMKDFEIVDQPGVDIFGQVYNQWKNKECVCPNCNRSIAASRFAPHLEKCLGMGRNSSRIANRRIASSNNMNNKSESDQEDNDDVNDNDWSYGSEKKAKKRKSDKVFLHSLKQHIPLNPNSPRRSKSVKHKNGELSNSVNADPYKYNYNTGINYETLGPDELRSLLTTQCGVISEHTKKMCTRSQRCPQHTDEQRRAVRVFLLGPSASSLPDADTMVESDCYDASDGQVLMSRLQWDGSSDISPSDSASSKASTNNSDSKKPKKKKKTSLGLNSTGGGGGSGSGGGSSSQSSLVGQSNRKKKPKLPVPPAPSIYDNLN; from the exons ATGAAAATGGAGGATATGTCTCTGTCGGGCCTGGACAACACCAAGCTAGAG GCCTTGGCTCAGGACATCTACTCGGACCTGGTGGAGGATGCCTGTTTGGGCCTGTGTTTCGAGGTGCATCGTGCTGTcaaacagggctacttcttcctGGATGACACGGATCAAGAAAGCATGAAGGACTTTG AAATCGTTGACCAACCAGGAGTGGACATTTTCGGGCAAGTGTACAATCAGTGGAAAAacaaggagtgtgtgtgtcccaACTGCAACCGGAGCATTGCTGCGTCCCGCTTTGCCCCTCATCTGGAGAAATGCTTGGGCATGGGGCGCAACAGCAGCCGCATCGCCAACCGCAG AATAGCAAGCAGTAACAACATGAACAACAAATCAGAGAGTGATCAGGAAGACAATGATGATGTCAATGACAATGACTGGTCGTATGGCTCAGAAAAAAAAG CTAAGAAGAGAAAGTCAGATAAGGTATTTTTACATTCTTTGAAACAACATATACCTTTG AATCCAAATTCACCCAGAAGATCAAAATCTGTAAAGCATAAAAATG GGGAGCTTAGTAATAGTGTCAATGCAGATCCATACAAG TACAACTATAACACTGGCATCAATTACGAAACTTTAGGCCCTGACGAACTGAGGTCTCTGTTGACAACA CAATGTGGAGTGATCTCAGAGCACACCAAGAAGATGTGCACCAG GTCCCAGCGGTGCCCCCAGCACACGGACGAACAGAGGAGGGCCGTCAGGGTGTTCCTCCTGGGGCCGTCCGC GTCGTCTCTGCCCGATGCAGACACGATGGTGGAGAGTGACTGCTATGACGCCTCAGACGGACAGGTTCTCATGAGTCGCCTACAGTGGGATGGATCCTCAGACATCTCCCCCTCCGATTCAGCCTCCTCCAAAGCCA GCACCAACAACTCAGATTCTAAGAagcccaagaagaagaagaagacgtcTCTTGGCCTAAACAGCACAGGAGGAGGGGGCGGCAGTGGGAGTGGAGGGGGCAGTAGCTCCCAGAGTAGTCTAGTAGGCCAATCCAACAGAAAGAAGAAGCCCAAGCTTCCTGTTCCCCCTGCCCCCAGTATCTATGACAACCTAAACTAG
- the LOC110538655 gene encoding ataxin-7-like protein 3 isoform X4: MKMEDMSLSGLDNTKLEALAQDIYSDLVEDACLGLCFEVHRAVKQGYFFLDDTDQESMKDFEIVDQPGVDIFGQVYNQWKNKECVCPNCNRSIAASRFAPHLEKCLGMGRNSSRIANRRIASSNNMNNKSESDQEDNDDVNDNDWSYGSEKKAKKRKSDKVFLHSLKQHIPLNPNSPRRSKSVKHKNGELSNSVNADPYKYNYNTGINYETLGPDELRSLLTTQCGVISEHTKKMCTRSSLPDADTMVESDCYDASDGQVLMSRLQWDGSSDISPSDSASSKASTNNSDSKKPKKKKKTSLGLNSTGGGGGSGSGGGSSSQSSLVGQSNRKKKPKLPVPPAPSIYDNLN; encoded by the exons ATGAAAATGGAGGATATGTCTCTGTCGGGCCTGGACAACACCAAGCTAGAG GCCTTGGCTCAGGACATCTACTCGGACCTGGTGGAGGATGCCTGTTTGGGCCTGTGTTTCGAGGTGCATCGTGCTGTcaaacagggctacttcttcctGGATGACACGGATCAAGAAAGCATGAAGGACTTTG AAATCGTTGACCAACCAGGAGTGGACATTTTCGGGCAAGTGTACAATCAGTGGAAAAacaaggagtgtgtgtgtcccaACTGCAACCGGAGCATTGCTGCGTCCCGCTTTGCCCCTCATCTGGAGAAATGCTTGGGCATGGGGCGCAACAGCAGCCGCATCGCCAACCGCAG AATAGCAAGCAGTAACAACATGAACAACAAATCAGAGAGTGATCAGGAAGACAATGATGATGTCAATGACAATGACTGGTCGTATGGCTCAGAAAAAAAAG CTAAGAAGAGAAAGTCAGATAAGGTATTTTTACATTCTTTGAAACAACATATACCTTTG AATCCAAATTCACCCAGAAGATCAAAATCTGTAAAGCATAAAAATG GGGAGCTTAGTAATAGTGTCAATGCAGATCCATACAAG TACAACTATAACACTGGCATCAATTACGAAACTTTAGGCCCTGACGAACTGAGGTCTCTGTTGACAACA CAATGTGGAGTGATCTCAGAGCACACCAAGAAGATGTGCACCAG GTCGTCTCTGCCCGATGCAGACACGATGGTGGAGAGTGACTGCTATGACGCCTCAGACGGACAGGTTCTCATGAGTCGCCTACAGTGGGATGGATCCTCAGACATCTCCCCCTCCGATTCAGCCTCCTCCAAAGCCA GCACCAACAACTCAGATTCTAAGAagcccaagaagaagaagaagacgtcTCTTGGCCTAAACAGCACAGGAGGAGGGGGCGGCAGTGGGAGTGGAGGGGGCAGTAGCTCCCAGAGTAGTCTAGTAGGCCAATCCAACAGAAAGAAGAAGCCCAAGCTTCCTGTTCCCCCTGCCCCCAGTATCTATGACAACCTAAACTAG
- the LOC110538655 gene encoding ataxin-7-like protein 3 isoform X2 yields the protein MKMEDMSLSGLDNTKLEALAQDIYSDLVEDACLGLCFEVHRAVKQGYFFLDDTDQESMKDFEIVDQPGVDIFGQVYNQWKNKECVCPNCNRSIAASRFAPHLEKCLGMGRNSSRIANRRIASSNNMNNKSESDQEDNDDVNDNDWSYGSEKKAKKRKSDKNPNSPRRSKSVKHKNGELSNSVNADPYKYNYNTGINYETLGPDELRSLLTTQCGVISEHTKKMCTRSQRCPQHTDEQRRAVRVFLLGPSASSLPDADTMVESDCYDASDGQVLMSRLQWDGSSDISPSDSASSKASTNNSDSKKPKKKKKTSLGLNSTGGGGGSGSGGGSSSQSSLVGQSNRKKKPKLPVPPAPSIYDNLN from the exons ATGAAAATGGAGGATATGTCTCTGTCGGGCCTGGACAACACCAAGCTAGAG GCCTTGGCTCAGGACATCTACTCGGACCTGGTGGAGGATGCCTGTTTGGGCCTGTGTTTCGAGGTGCATCGTGCTGTcaaacagggctacttcttcctGGATGACACGGATCAAGAAAGCATGAAGGACTTTG AAATCGTTGACCAACCAGGAGTGGACATTTTCGGGCAAGTGTACAATCAGTGGAAAAacaaggagtgtgtgtgtcccaACTGCAACCGGAGCATTGCTGCGTCCCGCTTTGCCCCTCATCTGGAGAAATGCTTGGGCATGGGGCGCAACAGCAGCCGCATCGCCAACCGCAG AATAGCAAGCAGTAACAACATGAACAACAAATCAGAGAGTGATCAGGAAGACAATGATGATGTCAATGACAATGACTGGTCGTATGGCTCAGAAAAAAAAG CTAAGAAGAGAAAGTCAGATAAG AATCCAAATTCACCCAGAAGATCAAAATCTGTAAAGCATAAAAATG GGGAGCTTAGTAATAGTGTCAATGCAGATCCATACAAG TACAACTATAACACTGGCATCAATTACGAAACTTTAGGCCCTGACGAACTGAGGTCTCTGTTGACAACA CAATGTGGAGTGATCTCAGAGCACACCAAGAAGATGTGCACCAG GTCCCAGCGGTGCCCCCAGCACACGGACGAACAGAGGAGGGCCGTCAGGGTGTTCCTCCTGGGGCCGTCCGC GTCGTCTCTGCCCGATGCAGACACGATGGTGGAGAGTGACTGCTATGACGCCTCAGACGGACAGGTTCTCATGAGTCGCCTACAGTGGGATGGATCCTCAGACATCTCCCCCTCCGATTCAGCCTCCTCCAAAGCCA GCACCAACAACTCAGATTCTAAGAagcccaagaagaagaagaagacgtcTCTTGGCCTAAACAGCACAGGAGGAGGGGGCGGCAGTGGGAGTGGAGGGGGCAGTAGCTCCCAGAGTAGTCTAGTAGGCCAATCCAACAGAAAGAAGAAGCCCAAGCTTCCTGTTCCCCCTGCCCCCAGTATCTATGACAACCTAAACTAG
- the LOC110538655 gene encoding ataxin-7-like protein 3 isoform X6, with amino-acid sequence MKMEDMSLSGLDNTKLEALAQDIYSDLVEDACLGLCFEVHRAVKQGYFFLDDTDQESMKDFEIVDQPGVDIFGQVYNQWKNKECVCPNCNRSIAASRFAPHLEKCLGMGRNSSRIANRRIASSNNMNNKSESDQEDNDDVNDNDWSYGSEKKAKKRKSDKNPNSPRRSKSVKHKNALLEPKLCCRSGSSMRAVER; translated from the exons ATGAAAATGGAGGATATGTCTCTGTCGGGCCTGGACAACACCAAGCTAGAG GCCTTGGCTCAGGACATCTACTCGGACCTGGTGGAGGATGCCTGTTTGGGCCTGTGTTTCGAGGTGCATCGTGCTGTcaaacagggctacttcttcctGGATGACACGGATCAAGAAAGCATGAAGGACTTTG AAATCGTTGACCAACCAGGAGTGGACATTTTCGGGCAAGTGTACAATCAGTGGAAAAacaaggagtgtgtgtgtcccaACTGCAACCGGAGCATTGCTGCGTCCCGCTTTGCCCCTCATCTGGAGAAATGCTTGGGCATGGGGCGCAACAGCAGCCGCATCGCCAACCGCAG AATAGCAAGCAGTAACAACATGAACAACAAATCAGAGAGTGATCAGGAAGACAATGATGATGTCAATGACAATGACTGGTCGTATGGCTCAGAAAAAAAAG CTAAGAAGAGAAAGTCAGATAAG AATCCAAATTCACCCAGAAGATCAAAATCTGTAAAGCATAAAAATG CATTGCTGGAGCCAAAGCTTTGTTGCAGATCAGGAAGCTCCATGCGTGCTGTTGAGAGATGA
- the LOC110538655 gene encoding ataxin-7-like protein 3 isoform X5: MKMEDMSLSGLDNTKLEALAQDIYSDLVEDACLGLCFEVHRAVKQGYFFLDDTDQESMKDFEIVDQPGVDIFGQVYNQWKNKECVCPNCNRSIAASRFAPHLEKCLGMGRNSSRIANRRIASSNNMNNKSESDQEDNDDVNDNDWSYGSEKKAKKRKSDKNPNSPRRSKSVKHKNGELSNSVNADPYKYNYNTGINYETLGPDELRSLLTTQCGVISEHTKKMCTRSSLPDADTMVESDCYDASDGQVLMSRLQWDGSSDISPSDSASSKASTNNSDSKKPKKKKKTSLGLNSTGGGGGSGSGGGSSSQSSLVGQSNRKKKPKLPVPPAPSIYDNLN; encoded by the exons ATGAAAATGGAGGATATGTCTCTGTCGGGCCTGGACAACACCAAGCTAGAG GCCTTGGCTCAGGACATCTACTCGGACCTGGTGGAGGATGCCTGTTTGGGCCTGTGTTTCGAGGTGCATCGTGCTGTcaaacagggctacttcttcctGGATGACACGGATCAAGAAAGCATGAAGGACTTTG AAATCGTTGACCAACCAGGAGTGGACATTTTCGGGCAAGTGTACAATCAGTGGAAAAacaaggagtgtgtgtgtcccaACTGCAACCGGAGCATTGCTGCGTCCCGCTTTGCCCCTCATCTGGAGAAATGCTTGGGCATGGGGCGCAACAGCAGCCGCATCGCCAACCGCAG AATAGCAAGCAGTAACAACATGAACAACAAATCAGAGAGTGATCAGGAAGACAATGATGATGTCAATGACAATGACTGGTCGTATGGCTCAGAAAAAAAAG CTAAGAAGAGAAAGTCAGATAAG AATCCAAATTCACCCAGAAGATCAAAATCTGTAAAGCATAAAAATG GGGAGCTTAGTAATAGTGTCAATGCAGATCCATACAAG TACAACTATAACACTGGCATCAATTACGAAACTTTAGGCCCTGACGAACTGAGGTCTCTGTTGACAACA CAATGTGGAGTGATCTCAGAGCACACCAAGAAGATGTGCACCAG GTCGTCTCTGCCCGATGCAGACACGATGGTGGAGAGTGACTGCTATGACGCCTCAGACGGACAGGTTCTCATGAGTCGCCTACAGTGGGATGGATCCTCAGACATCTCCCCCTCCGATTCAGCCTCCTCCAAAGCCA GCACCAACAACTCAGATTCTAAGAagcccaagaagaagaagaagacgtcTCTTGGCCTAAACAGCACAGGAGGAGGGGGCGGCAGTGGGAGTGGAGGGGGCAGTAGCTCCCAGAGTAGTCTAGTAGGCCAATCCAACAGAAAGAAGAAGCCCAAGCTTCCTGTTCCCCCTGCCCCCAGTATCTATGACAACCTAAACTAG
- the LOC110538655 gene encoding ataxin-7-like protein 3 isoform X7, with the protein MKMEDMSLSGLDNTKLEALAQDIYSDLVEDACLGLCFEVHRAVKQGYFFLDDTDQESMKDFEIVDQPGVDIFGQVYNQWKNKECVCPNCNRSIAASRFAPHLEKCLGMGRNSSRIANRRIASSNNMNNKSESDQEDNDDVNDNDWSYGSEKKAKKRKSDKNPNSPRRSKSVKHKNVLE; encoded by the exons ATGAAAATGGAGGATATGTCTCTGTCGGGCCTGGACAACACCAAGCTAGAG GCCTTGGCTCAGGACATCTACTCGGACCTGGTGGAGGATGCCTGTTTGGGCCTGTGTTTCGAGGTGCATCGTGCTGTcaaacagggctacttcttcctGGATGACACGGATCAAGAAAGCATGAAGGACTTTG AAATCGTTGACCAACCAGGAGTGGACATTTTCGGGCAAGTGTACAATCAGTGGAAAAacaaggagtgtgtgtgtcccaACTGCAACCGGAGCATTGCTGCGTCCCGCTTTGCCCCTCATCTGGAGAAATGCTTGGGCATGGGGCGCAACAGCAGCCGCATCGCCAACCGCAG AATAGCAAGCAGTAACAACATGAACAACAAATCAGAGAGTGATCAGGAAGACAATGATGATGTCAATGACAATGACTGGTCGTATGGCTCAGAAAAAAAAG CTAAGAAGAGAAAGTCAGATAAG AATCCAAATTCACCCAGAAGATCAAAATCTGTAAAGCATAAAAATG TTTTAGAGTAG
- the LOC110538655 gene encoding ataxin-7-like protein 3 isoform X8, with amino-acid sequence MKMEDMSLSGLDNTKLEALAQDIYSDLVEDACLGLCFEVHRAVKQGYFFLDDTDQESMKDFEIVDQPGVDIFGQVYNQWKNKECVCPNCNRSIAASRFAPHLEKCLGMGRNSSRIANRRIASSNNMNNKSESDQEDNDDVNDNDWSYGSEKKAKKRKSDKNPNSPRRSKSVKHKNE; translated from the exons ATGAAAATGGAGGATATGTCTCTGTCGGGCCTGGACAACACCAAGCTAGAG GCCTTGGCTCAGGACATCTACTCGGACCTGGTGGAGGATGCCTGTTTGGGCCTGTGTTTCGAGGTGCATCGTGCTGTcaaacagggctacttcttcctGGATGACACGGATCAAGAAAGCATGAAGGACTTTG AAATCGTTGACCAACCAGGAGTGGACATTTTCGGGCAAGTGTACAATCAGTGGAAAAacaaggagtgtgtgtgtcccaACTGCAACCGGAGCATTGCTGCGTCCCGCTTTGCCCCTCATCTGGAGAAATGCTTGGGCATGGGGCGCAACAGCAGCCGCATCGCCAACCGCAG AATAGCAAGCAGTAACAACATGAACAACAAATCAGAGAGTGATCAGGAAGACAATGATGATGTCAATGACAATGACTGGTCGTATGGCTCAGAAAAAAAAG CTAAGAAGAGAAAGTCAGATAAG AATCCAAATTCACCCAGAAGATCAAAATCTGTAAAGCATAAAAATG AGTAG
- the LOC110538655 gene encoding ataxin-7-like protein 3 isoform X3 — MKMEDMSLSGLDNTKLEALAQDIYSDLVEDACLGLCFEVHRAVKQGYFFLDDTDQESMKDFEIVDQPGVDIFGQVYNQWKNKECVCPNCNRSIAASRFAPHLEKCLGMGRNSSRIANRRIASSNNMNNKSESDQEDNDDVNDNDWSYGSEKKAKKRKSDKVFLHSLKQHIPLNPNSPRRSKSVKHKNGELSNSVNADPYKYNYNTGINYETLGPDELRSLLTTQCGVISEHTKKMCTRSQRCPQHTDEQRRAVRVFLLGPSASSLPDADTMVESDCYDASDGQVLMSRLQWDGSSDISPSDSASSKASTNNSDSKKPKKKKKTSLGLNSTGGGVAGAAVGVEGAVAPRVV, encoded by the exons ATGAAAATGGAGGATATGTCTCTGTCGGGCCTGGACAACACCAAGCTAGAG GCCTTGGCTCAGGACATCTACTCGGACCTGGTGGAGGATGCCTGTTTGGGCCTGTGTTTCGAGGTGCATCGTGCTGTcaaacagggctacttcttcctGGATGACACGGATCAAGAAAGCATGAAGGACTTTG AAATCGTTGACCAACCAGGAGTGGACATTTTCGGGCAAGTGTACAATCAGTGGAAAAacaaggagtgtgtgtgtcccaACTGCAACCGGAGCATTGCTGCGTCCCGCTTTGCCCCTCATCTGGAGAAATGCTTGGGCATGGGGCGCAACAGCAGCCGCATCGCCAACCGCAG AATAGCAAGCAGTAACAACATGAACAACAAATCAGAGAGTGATCAGGAAGACAATGATGATGTCAATGACAATGACTGGTCGTATGGCTCAGAAAAAAAAG CTAAGAAGAGAAAGTCAGATAAGGTATTTTTACATTCTTTGAAACAACATATACCTTTG AATCCAAATTCACCCAGAAGATCAAAATCTGTAAAGCATAAAAATG GGGAGCTTAGTAATAGTGTCAATGCAGATCCATACAAG TACAACTATAACACTGGCATCAATTACGAAACTTTAGGCCCTGACGAACTGAGGTCTCTGTTGACAACA CAATGTGGAGTGATCTCAGAGCACACCAAGAAGATGTGCACCAG GTCCCAGCGGTGCCCCCAGCACACGGACGAACAGAGGAGGGCCGTCAGGGTGTTCCTCCTGGGGCCGTCCGC GTCGTCTCTGCCCGATGCAGACACGATGGTGGAGAGTGACTGCTATGACGCCTCAGACGGACAGGTTCTCATGAGTCGCCTACAGTGGGATGGATCCTCAGACATCTCCCCCTCCGATTCAGCCTCCTCCAAAGCCA GCACCAACAACTCAGATTCTAAGAagcccaagaagaagaagaagacgtcTCTTGGCCTAAACAGCacaggaggaggagtggcaggggCGGCAGTGGGAGTGGAGGGGGCAGTAGCTCCCAGAGTAGTCTAG
- the LOC110538656 gene encoding transmembrane and ubiquitin-like domain-containing protein 1 yields the protein MAVCALTMDGMGDEVAAVSGVLLLVLALVLAWLSTQVADRGDHILSTILTVGAHASLIGLGGHDSYSGGPPSADTPEQQTPPPSQENKPEEGEPGSEREDGEITGEGTAGAGVDLLLNIQGKKPQTYQPDDDDEDDEEEEDYEEEDKVQKLSPGVSCTSITVRLKFLNDTEEVAVLSPQDTVGLLKSKHFSGRERQIKLIYQGQLLQDPKRTLLSLNISHNSVIHCHVSQVLREASPEEAARSGASGGIRAAGLALSTSSLVVPVFVVMLAVVWYFRINYRQFFTAPATISLVGVTVFFSFLIFGMHSR from the exons ATGGCGGTGTGTGCACTGACAATGGACGGGATGGGAGACGAGGTGGCTGCAGTAAGCGGTGTGTTACTCCTGGTCTTGGCCCTGGTCCTGGCTTGGCTCTCCACGCAAGTGGCAGATCGGGGAGACCACATCCTGAGCACCATCCTTACAGTCGGGGCCCACGCCTCTCTAATTGGGCTGGGGGGCCATGACAGTTACAGTGGAGGGCCACCCAGTGCAGACACACCAGAGCAGCAAACACCTCCACCCTCCCAGGAGAACAAGCCAGAGGAGGGGGAGCCTGGGTCTGAGAGGGAAGATGGTGAGATAACAGGAGAGGGGACTGCAGGGGCTGGAGTTGACCTGCTGTTGAATATCCAGGGGAAGAAACCTCAGACATACcagcctgatgatgatgatgaagatgatgaggaagaggaggactaTGAGGAAGAAGACAAGGTTCAGAAGCTGAGCCCAGGGGTCTCCTGCACCAGCATCACGGTTCGTTTGAAGTTCCTGAATGACACAGAAGAGGTGGCAGTCCTGAGTCCCCAGGATACAGTGGGTCTACTGAAGAG TAAGCACTTCTCAGGGCGGGAGCGTCAGATCAAGTTGATCTACCAGGGCCAGCTGCTTCAGGATCCCAAACGGACTCTGCTCTCCCTCAACATCTCTCACAACAGTGTGATCCACTGCCACGTGTCCCAGGTGCTGCGGGAGGCCAGCCCAGAGGAGGCAGCTCGCTCTGGGGCTAGTGGGGGAATCAGGGCTGCAGGCCTGGCTCTGAGCACCAGCAGCCTGGTGGTGCCTGTGTTTGTGGTGATGCTAGCCGTGGTCTGGTACTTCCGCATCAACTACCGTCAGTTCTTCACCgcccctgctaccatctccctGGTGGGAGTCACTGTGTTCTTCAGCTTCCTCATCTTTGGAATGCACAGCCGGTga